A single genomic interval of Gemmatimonadota bacterium harbors:
- the guaB gene encoding IMP dehydrogenase: protein MREALTFDDVLLTPAHSLVHPGDTDVSTRLTSGISLNIPIVSAAMDTVTESAMAIQMAREGGMGVIHRNLPPGEQARQVDRVKRSESGMILDPITLGPEATLENAHELMARFSISGVPIVDEDRRLLGIVTNRDLQFESDISQRVGRVMTSSGLVTAPVGTTLDEAQKVLHRHRIEKLPVVDAEGRLRGLITVKDIFKRLRYPNACKDAHGRLRVAAAIGTSGGEIERAEGLVDAKVDLLVIDTAHGHSQGVLNAVAKVRKAFPNTQLLAGNVGTVGGARALVDAGVDGVKVGVGPGSICTTRVVTGVGLPQLTAIMDAVEGAGGAPVVADGGVRYSGDLVKALAGGAGSVMLGSMLAGTDESPGESFLLEGRRFKTVRGMGSLSAMQEGSADRYFQDTAESKLVPEGIEARVPYKGPVSDTIFQLIGGLRSGMGYCGAETITALHERASFVRVTSGGLRESHPHDVTITREAPNYQL, encoded by the coding sequence ATCCGGGAAGCGCTCACCTTCGACGACGTTCTACTCACGCCGGCGCACTCGCTCGTCCATCCCGGCGACACCGACGTCTCCACCCGGCTCACTTCCGGCATCTCGCTCAACATCCCGATCGTCTCGGCGGCCATGGACACCGTCACCGAGTCAGCCATGGCGATCCAGATGGCGCGCGAGGGAGGAATGGGGGTCATACATCGGAACCTCCCACCGGGCGAACAGGCCCGGCAGGTGGACAGAGTCAAGCGCTCCGAGAGCGGCATGATTCTCGACCCGATCACGCTCGGCCCCGAGGCCACTCTGGAAAACGCGCACGAGCTCATGGCTCGCTTCTCGATATCCGGCGTGCCCATCGTGGACGAAGACCGGCGGCTGCTCGGCATCGTCACCAATCGCGACCTCCAATTCGAGTCGGACATCTCGCAGCGGGTAGGCCGGGTCATGACCTCGAGCGGTCTGGTCACCGCCCCGGTGGGCACCACTCTCGACGAAGCCCAGAAGGTGCTCCACCGCCATCGGATCGAGAAGCTGCCCGTTGTGGATGCGGAGGGTCGGCTGAGAGGGCTGATCACCGTCAAGGACATCTTCAAACGGCTCAGGTACCCGAACGCCTGCAAGGACGCCCACGGCAGGTTACGGGTCGCTGCGGCGATCGGCACGTCCGGCGGTGAGATCGAACGAGCCGAAGGGCTGGTCGACGCCAAGGTCGATCTGCTGGTGATCGATACCGCCCACGGCCATTCCCAGGGCGTGCTGAACGCAGTGGCCAAGGTGCGCAAGGCTTTCCCCAACACCCAGCTTCTCGCCGGCAACGTCGGTACCGTCGGAGGAGCGCGGGCGCTCGTGGACGCGGGCGTGGACGGAGTCAAGGTGGGCGTCGGCCCCGGCTCCATCTGCACGACCCGGGTGGTCACCGGAGTCGGGCTGCCGCAGCTCACCGCGATCATGGACGCCGTCGAGGGGGCGGGTGGAGCCCCTGTCGTCGCCGACGGCGGAGTCCGCTACTCCGGCGATCTCGTGAAAGCCCTGGCCGGCGGAGCCGGTTCGGTCATGCTCGGTTCGATGCTGGCGGGAACCGACGAATCCCCGGGCGAGAGCTTCCTCCTGGAGGGACGCCGGTTCAAGACCGTGCGGGGCATGGGATCGCTCTCGGCGATGCAGGAAGGCTCTGCGGACCGCTACTTCCAGGATACCGCCGAAAGCAAGCTGGTTCCCGAGGGTATCGAGGCGCGGGTGCCCTACAAGGGTCCGGTGTCGGACACCATCTTCCAGCTCATCGGCGGGTTGCGCAGCGGGATGGGCTACTGCGGCGCTGAGACGATAACCGCGCTGCACGAGCGGGCAAGCTTCGTGCGCGTCACCTCGGGCGGCTTGCGCGAGTCGCATCCGCACGACGTGACCATCACCCGGGAAGCGCCCAACTACCAGTTGTAG
- a CDS encoding permease-like cell division protein FtsX yields the protein MIRVLVEAVGGIRRAPLLSGTAALMIGLAFFVLGIFGLAVHNLNVQLGAVAEEMEVVLFLSDDASTDEIDRIRDEIGARTEVTGVDFVSKEDARRRALEDFPGFEDVFGSLDGANPLPRSLEISIRPGDGAAAAADRVRAVALAYPLVEDADQGDDLIAALSELRSLAAVAAAALGVVLSVVAALITASALRVVIFSRRDEIYVMRLVGARDRFVRSPFLVEGALVGITGGGLAFLLTWGAYQATLRLLFPLEWMAVEWAAGGLAASAVFGVASSLIAIRGRLEEPAS from the coding sequence GTGATACGCGTTCTCGTCGAGGCGGTCGGCGGCATCAGGCGAGCCCCGCTGCTCTCCGGAACCGCCGCGCTGATGATCGGACTGGCCTTCTTCGTTCTCGGGATCTTCGGTCTTGCGGTTCACAACCTGAACGTCCAGCTCGGGGCGGTCGCGGAGGAGATGGAGGTCGTGCTCTTCCTGAGCGACGATGCGAGCACGGACGAAATCGATCGGATCCGAGACGAGATCGGCGCTCGGACCGAGGTGACCGGAGTTGATTTCGTCTCCAAGGAGGACGCTCGCCGGCGAGCGCTCGAGGACTTTCCAGGCTTCGAGGACGTCTTCGGATCGCTCGACGGAGCGAACCCGCTCCCCCGGTCGCTAGAGATATCGATTCGGCCGGGCGACGGAGCGGCGGCGGCAGCCGACCGGGTCCGAGCCGTCGCCCTCGCCTACCCCCTCGTGGAGGACGCCGATCAAGGTGACGACCTGATCGCCGCGCTCTCGGAGCTCCGGAGTCTCGCCGCGGTCGCGGCTGCGGCCCTCGGGGTCGTTTTATCCGTTGTCGCGGCACTGATCACGGCTTCCGCTCTTCGCGTCGTCATCTTCTCCCGCCGCGACGAGATCTACGTCATGCGGCTCGTGGGAGCTCGCGACAGATTCGTACGCAGCCCGTTCCTGGTGGAGGGGGCTCTGGTCGGGATCACGGGCGGCGGGCTGGCGTTTCTGCTCACCTGGGGCGCCTACCAGGCCACGTTGCGCCTCCTCTTTCCTTTGGAGTGGATGGCGGTGGAGTGGGCCGCAGGCGGGCTCGCCGCCTCCGCGGTCTTTGGAGTCGCGTCGAGTCTGATCGCGATCCGGGGCAGACTGGAGGAACCCGCCTCGTGA
- the acs gene encoding acetate--CoA ligase, whose protein sequence is MTEIALDSLLDERRLFPPPSDFAHRAVVNDPAIYERASEDIEAFWADWASRLDWFRPWDSVLEWNPPQARWFLGGKLNAAWNCLDRHLSGPVADRPAIHWEGEPGDRRVLTYRELHREVSIFANVLKRLDVGKGDRVTIYLPMIPEAAVAMLACARIGAIHSVVFGGFSARSLADRNNDAGARLLVTADGGWRRGSIVPLKRNADEALARSSTLENVLVVRRGGELSERVNAEMVAGRDHWYHELRDTVSDDCPAEPMDAEDTLFILYTSGTTGKPKGVVHTTGGYMTQLVATTTSVFGPKEEDVYWCTADVGWITGHSYIVYGPLACGAQVLIYEGAPDAPDRSRFWRICEEYEVTVFYTAPTAIRAFMRWGESHPAAHDLSRLRLLGTVGEPINPEAWSWYHRVIGGERCPIVDTWWQTETGAMMITPLPAITAARPGSAARAFPGIEVKILDDAGEECDAGYLAITAPWPSMLRTVWGDDERYRDTYWSKWPDIYFTGDGARRDEDGYLWILGRVDDVLNVAGHRIGTMEVESALVDHETVAEAAVVGKSHDVKGESIAAFVTLKEGVPATPDLNAELRVHVGEQIGPIARPELVVFAADLPKTRSGKIMRRLLRDVAEGRALGDTSTLADPSVVARLKEVYEDEE, encoded by the coding sequence ATGACCGAAATCGCGCTTGACTCGCTTCTGGACGAACGTCGCCTCTTCCCTCCTCCGTCCGATTTCGCCCACCGCGCCGTCGTCAACGATCCCGCCATCTACGAGCGGGCCTCGGAAGACATCGAGGCGTTCTGGGCCGATTGGGCGTCCAGGCTCGACTGGTTCCGCCCTTGGGACAGCGTGCTCGAATGGAATCCGCCGCAGGCGCGCTGGTTCCTCGGCGGCAAACTCAACGCCGCGTGGAACTGCCTCGACCGCCATCTCTCCGGCCCGGTCGCCGACCGACCCGCCATCCACTGGGAGGGCGAACCCGGAGATCGACGCGTCCTGACCTACCGGGAGCTGCACCGCGAAGTCTCCATTTTCGCGAACGTCCTGAAGAGGCTCGACGTGGGCAAGGGCGACCGCGTCACCATCTACCTGCCCATGATACCCGAGGCCGCCGTCGCCATGCTGGCCTGCGCCCGTATCGGGGCGATCCACTCTGTCGTGTTCGGCGGCTTCTCGGCCAGATCGCTCGCCGACCGGAACAACGATGCCGGGGCTCGGCTGCTCGTCACCGCCGACGGCGGCTGGCGCCGGGGCTCGATCGTCCCGCTCAAGCGAAACGCCGACGAAGCTCTGGCTCGGTCGTCCACCCTCGAAAACGTGCTGGTCGTGCGAAGAGGCGGCGAACTCTCCGAGCGGGTGAACGCCGAAATGGTAGCGGGACGGGATCACTGGTACCACGAGCTTCGCGACACTGTGTCCGACGACTGTCCCGCCGAGCCCATGGACGCGGAAGACACTCTCTTCATCCTCTACACTTCCGGCACCACTGGTAAGCCCAAGGGAGTGGTTCACACCACCGGCGGCTACATGACCCAGCTCGTCGCCACGACGACCTCGGTCTTCGGTCCCAAGGAAGAGGACGTCTACTGGTGCACGGCCGACGTGGGCTGGATCACCGGCCACTCGTACATCGTCTACGGACCGCTCGCGTGCGGAGCGCAGGTCCTGATTTACGAAGGTGCGCCCGACGCTCCCGACCGCTCTCGCTTCTGGCGCATCTGCGAGGAGTACGAGGTCACCGTCTTCTATACCGCGCCCACCGCGATCAGAGCCTTCATGCGCTGGGGCGAGTCCCATCCGGCGGCTCACGACCTTTCTCGATTGCGGCTCCTGGGAACCGTCGGAGAACCTATCAATCCGGAGGCCTGGAGCTGGTACCATAGGGTCATCGGCGGCGAGCGCTGCCCGATCGTCGACACCTGGTGGCAGACCGAGACCGGTGCGATGATGATCACGCCTCTGCCCGCGATCACGGCCGCCCGGCCCGGCTCCGCCGCCCGCGCCTTTCCCGGCATCGAGGTGAAGATCCTGGACGACGCCGGCGAGGAGTGCGACGCCGGCTATTTGGCGATCACCGCGCCTTGGCCCTCCATGCTGCGCACGGTCTGGGGCGACGACGAACGCTACCGGGACACCTACTGGTCGAAGTGGCCCGACATCTACTTCACCGGCGACGGCGCCCGCAGGGACGAGGACGGCTACCTGTGGATACTCGGGCGGGTCGACGACGTGCTCAATGTCGCCGGCCATCGCATCGGCACCATGGAGGTGGAGAGCGCGCTCGTCGATCACGAGACCGTGGCCGAAGCCGCCGTGGTCGGCAAGAGCCACGATGTCAAGGGAGAGTCGATCGCCGCCTTCGTCACGCTCAAGGAAGGCGTGCCGGCCACGCCCGATCTCAACGCCGAACTCAGGGTCCACGTTGGAGAACAGATCGGACCGATCGCCCGCCCCGAGCTCGTGGTCTTCGCGGCCGACCTGCCCAAGACCCGCTCAGGCAAGATCATGCGCCGCCTGCTCCGCGACGTGGCGGAAGGCAGAGCCTTGGGCGACACGAGCACGCTTGCCGACCCCTCGGTCGTCGCGCGCCTCAAGGAAGTCTACGAAGACGAGGAATAG
- the moaC gene encoding cyclic pyranopterin monophosphate synthase MoaC, whose product MRKLTHIESGGRARMVDVSKKSETRRTAVATGRLRMNPATLEHILSGKNTKGSVTTTAEIAGVMAAKRTADLIPLCHALPQVNARVVVEADPALPGLQARAEVTVAAATGVEMEALAAVSVALLTAYDMAKAVDRGMEIERVRLERKQGGRSGVWER is encoded by the coding sequence ATGAGAAAGCTCACCCACATCGAAAGCGGCGGTCGGGCGCGCATGGTCGATGTCTCGAAGAAGAGCGAGACCCGACGTACGGCGGTAGCAACCGGACGACTCAGGATGAACCCCGCGACGCTGGAACACATCCTCTCCGGAAAGAACACCAAGGGAAGCGTGACGACCACTGCGGAAATCGCCGGAGTGATGGCCGCGAAGCGGACGGCGGATCTGATTCCTCTCTGTCACGCGCTTCCTCAGGTGAACGCGCGCGTGGTCGTCGAGGCCGATCCCGCCCTTCCCGGGCTGCAGGCCAGGGCCGAGGTCACCGTCGCGGCCGCCACCGGCGTCGAAATGGAAGCCCTCGCCGCAGTCTCGGTCGCGTTGCTCACCGCCTACGACATGGCCAAGGCCGTGGATCGCGGCATGGAGATCGAGCGCGTGAGGCTGGAGAGGAAGCAGGGAGGGCGCTCCGGAGTGTGGGAGCGATGA
- a CDS encoding transglycosylase SLT domain-containing protein, with translation MTDGDRPQRSALLIAVLFAAGACSSLPAFPPPVPPPAVDVEPVGIAYPVGGTFLSEPEPAVEDPRDTIFHSPLLGNPEFWAEVETYIDFWKGPASEWFPRCIEGFQWFGAMVDSALVANGLPRSLRYLPVLESCYLPDAVSPASAVGLWQFMEPTARALGLEVNRLVDERRDPYAATHAAMRFLSDLHRRFDSWALALAAYNGGPTRVARLLRTHAPLHPRSDELYWVIRPHLPRETRSFVAKFYSGMIVAGSPTSHGYQRTGNGRFEFDEVEVPDATSFDVIARAAGTTEEEIARLNPKYVRDVTPPRRNSSVRVPKGSGADFREAYRAIPPEERVTFTEHEIRPGDTLSEIAEKYGVSVTDLQDANPGIRARYLRVGARLVVPVVSGRKR, from the coding sequence ATGACCGACGGAGACCGCCCGCAACGGTCGGCGCTGCTGATCGCAGTCTTGTTCGCGGCGGGCGCATGCTCCTCGCTTCCGGCCTTCCCTCCCCCGGTTCCGCCCCCGGCCGTCGACGTCGAACCGGTCGGGATCGCCTATCCCGTCGGGGGCACCTTTCTCTCCGAGCCGGAACCGGCGGTCGAAGACCCCCGCGACACCATCTTTCATTCTCCGCTCCTAGGCAACCCCGAGTTCTGGGCCGAAGTGGAGACCTACATCGACTTCTGGAAGGGACCTGCCAGCGAGTGGTTTCCCAGGTGCATCGAAGGGTTTCAGTGGTTCGGGGCGATGGTCGACTCCGCACTCGTCGCCAACGGTCTCCCCAGGTCCTTGCGTTACCTTCCGGTCCTGGAGAGCTGCTACCTGCCCGACGCGGTCAGTCCGGCGAGCGCGGTGGGGCTCTGGCAGTTCATGGAGCCGACGGCCCGAGCGCTCGGTCTGGAGGTGAACCGCCTCGTCGACGAACGCCGCGACCCTTACGCCGCAACCCACGCGGCCATGCGCTTTCTCTCCGATCTCCACCGTCGCTTCGACTCCTGGGCGCTGGCTCTCGCGGCGTACAACGGCGGCCCCACCAGAGTAGCCCGCCTGCTGCGCACCCACGCTCCTTTGCACCCCCGTTCCGACGAGCTCTACTGGGTGATCCGACCTCACCTGCCCCGCGAGACCCGGTCCTTCGTCGCCAAGTTCTACTCGGGCATGATCGTCGCCGGCAGCCCGACTTCGCACGGTTATCAGCGAACGGGAAACGGGCGCTTCGAGTTCGACGAGGTCGAGGTGCCGGACGCCACCTCGTTCGACGTGATCGCCCGCGCCGCCGGCACCACGGAAGAAGAGATCGCCCGCCTCAATCCCAAGTACGTACGCGACGTGACGCCCCCGAGAAGGAACAGCTCGGTCCGAGTGCCCAAGGGAAGCGGCGCGGATTTCCGGGAGGCCTACCGGGCCATCCCTCCCGAGGAGCGCGTCACCTTCACCGAGCATGAGATCCGCCCCGGCGACACCTTGAGCGAGATAGCCGAGAAGTACGGAGTTTCGGTCACCGACCTCCAGGACGCCAACCCGGGCATCCGGGCCCGTTACCTGCGGGTGGGTGCCCGCCTCGTCGTGCCCGTCGTCTCCGGGAGGAAGCGGTAG
- a CDS encoding alanine--glyoxylate aminotransferase family protein — protein sequence MRSSDFEARLLLGPGPSPVSSRIREALSRPTVGHLDPQFLALMDDVNVRLRKLFAAGEDALVFPISGTGSCAQEASLANLLEPGDTAVIGVNGVFGTRLAEMAKRMGARVVPVKAPWGSIIDPEAVLRAVKAEPDARLVALVHAETSTGVHQPLREVGDFLAGTDTLFVADTVTSLGGVPVDFAANRIDVAYSGTQKCLGVPPGLAPIAFSAKALERVRGRNRPAQSWYMDAALLADYVGEGSTRRYHHTAPINMMYALHESLLMVDEEGTEARFARHSEVGGLLQEELTERGWKLFAQEGARLPQLTSAELPDGRAEGPLREALLREHGIEVGGGLGPAAGKLWRIGTMGSGATRRNVELLLVAIDSLLG from the coding sequence ATGCGGAGCTCCGATTTCGAGGCCCGTCTTCTTCTGGGACCCGGCCCTTCTCCGGTTTCCAGCCGCATTCGCGAGGCGCTCTCGCGTCCGACCGTGGGTCATCTCGACCCGCAGTTTCTCGCCCTCATGGACGACGTCAACGTCCGGCTGCGTAAGCTCTTCGCGGCAGGGGAAGACGCTCTGGTCTTCCCGATCTCCGGGACCGGCTCGTGCGCCCAGGAAGCCTCGCTAGCCAACCTGCTCGAACCGGGAGACACCGCCGTCATCGGCGTCAACGGGGTCTTCGGCACCCGCCTCGCCGAAATGGCGAAGCGCATGGGTGCCCGGGTCGTCCCGGTGAAAGCGCCTTGGGGATCGATCATCGACCCCGAGGCGGTCCTAAGGGCGGTGAAGGCCGAACCCGACGCGCGTCTGGTCGCGCTCGTGCACGCCGAGACCTCGACCGGCGTCCATCAGCCTCTGCGCGAAGTGGGGGATTTCCTCGCGGGCACCGACACCCTCTTCGTGGCCGACACCGTCACCTCTCTCGGCGGCGTACCTGTCGATTTCGCGGCCAATCGCATCGACGTGGCGTATTCCGGGACGCAGAAGTGCCTGGGCGTCCCGCCCGGACTCGCCCCCATCGCATTCTCGGCCAAGGCGCTCGAGCGGGTACGCGGGCGCAACCGGCCGGCCCAGAGCTGGTACATGGACGCGGCGCTGCTCGCGGACTACGTGGGCGAGGGTTCGACCCGGCGCTACCACCACACCGCTCCCATCAATATGATGTACGCTCTCCACGAGAGCTTGCTCATGGTCGATGAGGAAGGGACAGAGGCGCGCTTCGCCCGACACAGTGAGGTCGGAGGGCTGCTGCAAGAAGAACTGACCGAACGCGGCTGGAAGCTCTTCGCCCAGGAGGGAGCGCGGCTGCCCCAGCTCACCTCCGCCGAGCTCCCCGACGGGCGTGCCGAGGGCCCCCTCCGGGAAGCCCTGCTTCGTGAGCACGGCATCGAGGTCGGAGGCGGTCTCGGACCTGCCGCAGGCAAGCTATGGCGGATAGGGACGATGGGATCGGGCGCCACCCGAAGGAACGTCGAACTCCTCCTGGTCGCTATCGACTCGCTCCTCGGATGA
- a CDS encoding heavy metal translocating P-type ATPase, which produces MSSHCCDVSADDQAWKGSALATLGCGLAALLGWWLQQAGDAHDVSRTLLSLLGRIPFLGGDGVPGSGAEIPGWRESGALLAFVAAYAAGGYQPATHSFKALARAKVDVDVLMVLAAVGAAVVGHWLEGAVLLFLFSAGHSLEAYAFQRTRRSIRALVALRPDSATRVAPDGRTESVAVELLVRGEIARVGPGERVPVDGRVVSGESYVNESTLTGEPEPAFKNEGVPVFAGTLNESGSLDVVVERLSDETTLARVIRLVEDAQEARAPTQGWIERMEGRYATTVIGAAGLAVAVPVLLMGAAFDDAFYRAMTLLVVASPCALVISIPATIVSAVSNGARRGILFKGGAHLDALADVSTVAFDKTGTLTMGRPGVTLVTETDTTAAAGSGSRLRSCLSLAASVGARSEHPVAGAIVRAANERELDLAEVTGFRAVVGQGMLAKVDGETVRVGRPVWIAEHVGALPKALVESFDGARPTGSTPVYVACGSRVVGAIAVADTPRPGAATALRSLRTNGVGRIALLTGDAREAADAVGGALGVDEIHAELRPEDKSGIIEGMRDRHGSVAMVGDGVNDAPALARADVGIAMGAVGSDVALETAGVVVMGESLDSLAYAVRLSRRARTIVRQNLAFAVAMMIVLVSLALWGRIGLTEGIIGHEGSTVVVVFNGLRLLLNRGAGRG; this is translated from the coding sequence ATGAGCTCCCACTGTTGCGACGTTTCAGCCGACGATCAGGCCTGGAAGGGGTCTGCGCTGGCGACCCTGGGATGCGGGTTGGCCGCGCTCCTGGGATGGTGGCTGCAACAGGCCGGGGACGCGCACGACGTGAGCCGGACGCTACTGTCGCTGCTCGGTCGGATCCCGTTCCTGGGCGGGGACGGCGTTCCGGGTTCGGGAGCGGAGATCCCGGGCTGGCGGGAGTCCGGTGCGCTCCTCGCCTTCGTCGCGGCTTACGCGGCGGGGGGATACCAGCCGGCGACGCACTCGTTCAAGGCGCTTGCGCGAGCGAAGGTCGACGTGGACGTGCTCATGGTGCTCGCGGCCGTGGGCGCGGCGGTCGTTGGGCACTGGCTGGAAGGGGCGGTCCTGCTCTTCCTCTTTTCGGCCGGCCATTCGCTCGAGGCCTACGCCTTCCAGAGGACGAGGCGCTCGATCCGGGCTCTGGTCGCGCTCCGGCCCGATTCGGCCACGAGGGTGGCACCGGACGGTCGAACGGAATCGGTCGCAGTCGAGTTGCTGGTCAGGGGAGAGATCGCGCGCGTGGGTCCGGGCGAAAGGGTTCCGGTAGACGGGCGCGTGGTCTCGGGAGAGTCGTACGTCAACGAGTCCACCTTGACCGGGGAGCCCGAGCCGGCGTTCAAGAACGAGGGCGTGCCGGTTTTCGCGGGTACGCTGAACGAGAGCGGTTCGCTCGACGTGGTCGTGGAACGGCTCTCGGACGAGACGACCCTCGCTCGGGTGATCCGACTGGTGGAGGATGCCCAGGAGGCCAGGGCGCCGACCCAGGGATGGATCGAGCGGATGGAGGGCCGTTACGCGACGACCGTGATCGGTGCTGCGGGCCTGGCCGTGGCGGTACCCGTGCTGCTGATGGGTGCGGCCTTCGACGACGCGTTCTATCGAGCGATGACCCTTCTCGTCGTGGCGTCGCCGTGCGCGCTGGTGATCTCCATTCCGGCGACGATAGTGTCGGCCGTGAGCAACGGCGCCCGGCGGGGCATTCTCTTCAAGGGCGGCGCCCATCTGGATGCGCTCGCCGATGTCTCCACGGTCGCCTTCGACAAGACCGGCACGCTGACCATGGGTCGTCCCGGAGTGACCCTCGTGACCGAGACTGACACCACTGCTGCGGCCGGTTCCGGGTCCCGTCTCCGGTCGTGCCTGTCCCTGGCAGCTTCGGTCGGTGCGCGCTCGGAGCACCCCGTCGCCGGCGCGATAGTGAGAGCGGCGAACGAGCGGGAGCTCGATCTGGCCGAGGTGACGGGCTTCAGGGCGGTGGTGGGGCAGGGTATGCTCGCGAAGGTGGACGGCGAGACCGTCCGCGTGGGGAGGCCGGTCTGGATCGCCGAGCACGTGGGCGCGCTGCCGAAGGCGCTGGTGGAGTCCTTCGACGGTGCGCGCCCCACCGGCAGCACGCCGGTCTATGTCGCGTGCGGCTCCCGGGTGGTTGGAGCGATCGCGGTCGCCGACACGCCGCGTCCGGGAGCGGCGACGGCTCTGCGAAGTCTGCGGACGAACGGGGTGGGGCGGATCGCGCTGCTCACCGGCGACGCTCGCGAGGCCGCGGACGCGGTGGGCGGCGCCCTGGGGGTCGACGAGATCCACGCCGAACTCCGCCCGGAGGACAAATCGGGCATCATCGAGGGGATGAGGGACCGTCACGGATCGGTGGCGATGGTCGGTGACGGCGTCAACGACGCACCCGCGCTGGCGCGAGCCGACGTAGGCATCGCGATGGGTGCGGTGGGCTCCGACGTGGCGCTCGAGACCGCAGGCGTGGTGGTGATGGGCGAGAGCTTGGACAGCCTGGCCTATGCCGTCCGCCTCAGCCGGCGTGCGCGCACCATCGTGCGACAGAATCTGGCGTTCGCGGTGGCGATGATGATAGTGCTCGTTTCGCTCGCGCTCTGGGGCCGGATCGGTCTGACCGAGGGCATCATCGGACACGAGGGCAGCACCGTCGTCGTCGTCTTCAACGGACTGCGCCTGCTGCTAAACCGCGGAGCGGGACGAGGCTGA
- a CDS encoding peptidoglycan DD-metalloendopeptidase family protein codes for MTAARRSAGRAARTRNLANRRVPRVTVTFGLVLASSGIVGGSLVAQTSLADEVAASQRRLASLRAERTRLEEEAIGLGESLRDAATELANVERRISASRAVLAELQDQEEAAALAVSENETELTRTRDRLLEARDILGNRLRSIYKAGPFTALRAVVGASSPSDLVTRYRYMRHMAESDRALVDRVEGLEYRLRSDSAMAAAELAQLLELKEELLAEEARLVAEERERELVVSAYRSREGGARTRIAELTADEERIVALVEDLETRHRAREQAAQLAAARTEEEARTENGSVGSGPDSAESADDSTAADVTEAGPFVTRRDAGTLPWPLEGEIIYGFGRESREDGTVLRRSGVGIGAILGAPVRAVADGRIELAGRFEGYGPTVVVNHGGGVYSLYLYLRDIDAFQGRSVSAGERVGTVGGAETQEGPHLEFQLWASSNGGAPIAEDPLQWLRGGE; via the coding sequence GTGACCGCGGCGCGGCGGTCGGCGGGCCGAGCGGCGCGGACTCGGAACCTGGCAAACCGCCGCGTCCCCAGGGTTACCGTAACGTTCGGCCTCGTCCTGGCGTCGTCCGGCATTGTGGGCGGATCGCTCGTCGCCCAGACCTCGCTGGCCGACGAGGTCGCCGCGTCGCAGCGCCGCCTGGCGAGCCTGCGAGCCGAACGGACACGACTGGAGGAGGAGGCCATCGGCCTGGGGGAGTCTCTCCGGGACGCCGCGACCGAACTTGCGAACGTCGAACGTCGCATATCGGCTTCGCGGGCCGTGTTGGCCGAGCTCCAGGACCAGGAGGAAGCGGCTGCGCTCGCCGTGAGCGAGAACGAGACCGAACTCACCCGCACCCGTGACAGACTCCTGGAGGCGCGCGACATCCTCGGGAACAGGCTGCGGTCCATCTACAAGGCCGGACCGTTCACCGCGCTCCGAGCCGTTGTCGGCGCGTCGTCCCCTTCCGACCTCGTCACCCGCTACCGGTACATGCGTCATATGGCGGAGAGCGACCGAGCCCTGGTAGACCGGGTGGAGGGGCTGGAGTACCGGCTGCGCTCGGACTCGGCGATGGCGGCCGCCGAGCTCGCTCAACTGCTCGAGCTCAAGGAGGAATTGCTCGCCGAGGAGGCCCGGCTAGTCGCCGAGGAAAGGGAACGCGAGCTGGTGGTCTCCGCCTACCGCAGCCGCGAGGGTGGAGCTCGCACGCGTATTGCGGAGCTCACTGCGGACGAAGAACGCATCGTGGCGCTGGTGGAAGATCTCGAGACCCGGCATCGGGCCCGCGAGCAGGCGGCCCAGCTTGCAGCGGCACGGACAGAGGAGGAGGCGCGGACAGAGAACGGAAGCGTCGGTTCCGGACCGGATTCCGCGGAATCCGCCGACGACTCGACCGCGGCCGACGTGACCGAGGCCGGTCCCTTCGTCACTCGGCGGGACGCGGGCACCCTTCCCTGGCCGCTCGAGGGCGAGATCATCTACGGGTTCGGGAGGGAGAGTCGCGAGGACGGCACGGTGCTGCGCCGCTCCGGAGTGGGAATCGGGGCCATCCTCGGAGCTCCGGTGCGGGCGGTCGCCGACGGTCGGATCGAGCTTGCGGGCCGCTTCGAGGGATACGGTCCCACCGTGGTCGTAAACCATGGCGGCGGCGTCTACTCCCTGTACCTCTACCTCCGCGACATAGACGCCTTCCAAGGCCGGAGCGTGAGCGCGGGCGAGCGAGTCGGCACGGTCGGAGGCGCCGAGACCCAGGAAGGACCGCACCTCGAATTTCAGCTCTGGGCATCCTCCAACGGCGGTGCGCCCATAGCCGAGGATCCCCTGCAGTGGCTGCGCGGCGGAGAATGA